In Comamonas sp. lk, the following proteins share a genomic window:
- a CDS encoding LysR family transcriptional regulator, with protein MRRVLPSTQALACFESAARHVSYTKAAQELSLTQSAVSRQIIALEEFVGVALFKRTRHGVLLTEAGVHYARQVGRWLQGLERDTLDLMSHQGEGGPINLAAVPTFATRWLLPRLPQLAREHPDITVHIDVQTRPFLFADTVFDAALFAGTPEQVSRWPGVQAQWLMGEEVLPVCSPQLLATAQQRDPGRAWLPVGPEVIAKLPLLQQSTRPQGWRQWFDAMGVDAPRALDGMRLELFSMLAVAAAQGLGVALIPPMLIEQELARGDLIIACPQALRGNRAYYLITPALAADAQAAPALRAFSLWLQGKAREARS; from the coding sequence ATGCGAAGAGTGCTTCCCTCCACCCAGGCCCTGGCCTGTTTTGAATCGGCCGCCCGCCATGTCAGCTATACCAAGGCGGCGCAGGAGCTGTCGTTGACGCAAAGCGCGGTGTCCCGTCAGATCATTGCGCTGGAGGAATTCGTGGGCGTGGCCTTGTTCAAGCGCACGCGCCATGGCGTGCTGCTGACCGAGGCCGGCGTCCATTACGCCAGGCAGGTAGGCCGCTGGCTGCAAGGGCTGGAGCGCGACACGCTGGATCTGATGAGTCACCAGGGCGAGGGCGGCCCCATCAACCTGGCGGCCGTGCCCACGTTTGCCACGCGCTGGCTGCTGCCGCGCCTGCCGCAGCTGGCCAGGGAGCACCCGGACATCACCGTGCACATCGATGTGCAGACCCGCCCGTTTCTGTTTGCCGATACCGTTTTCGATGCCGCGCTTTTTGCCGGCACGCCCGAGCAGGTGTCCCGCTGGCCCGGCGTGCAGGCGCAGTGGCTGATGGGGGAAGAGGTGCTTCCCGTGTGCAGCCCGCAGCTGCTGGCCACTGCCCAGCAGCGCGACCCGGGCCGCGCCTGGCTGCCGGTGGGGCCGGAGGTGATTGCCAAACTGCCGCTGCTGCAGCAAAGCACCCGTCCCCAGGGCTGGCGCCAGTGGTTTGATGCCATGGGCGTGGATGCACCCCGGGCGCTGGACGGCATGCGGCTGGAGCTTTTTTCCATGCTGGCCGTGGCCGCAGCCCAGGGACTGGGTGTGGCGCTGATACCGCCCATGCTGATCGAGCAGGAGCTGGCGCGCGGTGATCTCATCATTGCCTGCCCGCAAGCCCTGCGCGGCAACCGGGCCTACTATCTGATCACCCCGGCGCTGGCCGCCGATGCCCAGGCTGCGCCGGCGCTGCGCGCCTTCAGTCTCTGGTTGCAGGGCAAGGCGCGAGAGGCGCGCAGCTGA
- a CDS encoding DMT family transporter, translating into MAADHGHEAASGGGSWRMVLAMVLSGTIGLLVLESGLPVLVVVWLRCVLGGLGLAAWVLYSRQWQSLQRAELLWLLIGGLALVLNWLCLFSAYRYSSIAVATVVYHMQPFILLLLAAALGQEALPLRKLPWLLLALVGVVLSSGLQASGAEVASWQGVALALVAASLYAVATLATQRLRRLAPAQIAMLQMLVGVLALAQPAWELRGAAQFVPKAWAAVLVLGMVHTAWMYTLMYAAFQRLSAQAIAGLSFIYPVVALLVDLLWFGAHPAPAQWLGMGLILLAVWAYRRKKSS; encoded by the coding sequence ATGGCTGCAGACCATGGGCATGAGGCTGCCTCGGGCGGCGGCAGCTGGCGCATGGTGCTGGCCATGGTGCTCTCGGGCACCATAGGCCTCCTGGTGCTGGAAAGCGGTCTGCCGGTGCTGGTCGTGGTCTGGCTGCGCTGCGTTCTGGGCGGGCTGGGGCTGGCGGCCTGGGTGCTGTATTCGCGCCAATGGCAGTCGCTGCAGCGTGCCGAGCTGTTGTGGCTGTTGATTGGTGGCCTGGCGCTGGTGCTCAACTGGCTGTGCCTGTTCTCGGCCTACCGCTACAGCTCGATTGCGGTGGCGACCGTGGTCTATCACATGCAGCCTTTTATCTTGCTGTTGCTGGCTGCCGCATTGGGGCAGGAGGCGCTGCCTCTGCGCAAGCTGCCCTGGCTGCTGCTGGCGCTGGTGGGCGTGGTGCTCAGCAGCGGCCTGCAGGCATCGGGCGCGGAGGTTGCATCCTGGCAAGGCGTGGCTCTGGCCCTGGTGGCCGCCAGCCTGTATGCGGTGGCCACGCTGGCAACGCAGCGCCTGCGCCGCCTGGCTCCGGCGCAGATTGCCATGCTGCAAATGCTGGTGGGCGTGCTGGCGCTGGCTCAGCCTGCCTGGGAGTTGCGGGGCGCCGCGCAGTTTGTGCCCAAGGCCTGGGCGGCGGTGCTTGTGCTGGGCATGGTTCATACGGCCTGGATGTACACGCTGATGTATGCCGCCTTTCAGCGCCTGAGTGCGCAGGCCATTGCCGGCCTGTCATTCATCTACCCCGTGGTGGCGCTGCTGGTGGATTTGCTCTGGTTTGGCGCGCATCCGGCTCCTGCACAGTGGCTGGGCATGGGCTTGATTTTGCTGGCGGTCTGGGCCTATAGACGCAAGAAATCAAGCTAA
- the tenA gene encoding thiaminase II, translating into MSFSQSLWQANQDLFRSTLELPFNRELAAGTLSQERFRHYMIQDAHYLVAYGRALAVTAAKSDNAEGVVQFANAANEAVVVERSLHGGFMRDFGVTSEQFAATPLTPACHHYTHFLLATAWTSPYPVAVAALLPCFWIYAEVGRDIHARSASDNPYQAWVDTYASEEFHAAVRGVRATVDRLADEATEATRAAMHAAYRDAARLEWLFWDSAYRLDEWQGALK; encoded by the coding sequence ATGTCATTCAGTCAAAGCCTGTGGCAAGCCAACCAGGATCTGTTTCGGAGCACCTTGGAGCTGCCTTTCAACCGGGAGCTGGCAGCAGGCACGCTGAGCCAGGAGCGCTTTCGTCATTACATGATCCAGGATGCGCATTACCTGGTGGCCTATGGCCGGGCGCTGGCGGTGACGGCGGCCAAATCCGACAACGCCGAAGGCGTGGTGCAGTTTGCCAATGCCGCCAACGAGGCCGTGGTGGTAGAGCGCAGCCTGCATGGCGGTTTTATGCGCGACTTTGGTGTGACGTCCGAGCAGTTTGCGGCCACGCCGCTGACTCCGGCCTGCCACCACTACACCCACTTTCTGCTGGCCACGGCCTGGACTTCGCCTTACCCCGTGGCCGTGGCGGCATTGCTGCCCTGTTTTTGGATTTATGCCGAAGTGGGGCGCGATATTCATGCGCGTTCAGCATCCGACAATCCTTATCAGGCCTGGGTCGATACCTATGCCAGCGAGGAATTCCATGCCGCCGTGCGCGGGGTCCGCGCCACCGTGGACAGGTTGGCCGACGAAGCCACCGAGGCCACGCGTGCCGCCATGCATGCGGCTTACCGCGACGCGGCGCGGCTGGAATGGCTGTTCTGGGACAGCGCCTACCGGCTCGACGAGTGGCAGGGCGCGCTCAAGTAA
- a CDS encoding acyl-CoA dehydrogenase — translation MAHGYQWDDCFQLDQQLTEDERMIRDAARDYCQDKLKPRVQSMFRNESVDLSIFREMGELGLLGPTIPTQYGGAGLNYVSYGLVAREIERVDSGYRSMASVQSSLVMVPINEFGTEEQKMKYLPKLASGEFIGCFGLTEPDHGSDPGSMATRAYKVDGGYRLKGNKMWITNSPVADVFVVWAKEVAEDGTVGQIRGFILDKGMKGLSAPAIHGKVGLRASITGEIVMEDVFCPEDNAFPDVRGLKGPFTCLNSARYGIAWGALGAAEDCWHTARQYTLDRKQFGRPLAANQLIQKKLADMQTEITLGLQAVLRVGRMKDEHQNVIEITSLVKRNNCGKSLDIARMARDMLGGNGISDEFGVARHLVNLEVVNTYEGTHDVHALILGRAQTGIAAFSN, via the coding sequence ATGGCACACGGCTACCAATGGGACGATTGCTTCCAACTCGACCAGCAGCTGACCGAAGACGAGCGCATGATCCGCGATGCAGCACGCGATTACTGCCAGGACAAGCTCAAGCCCCGCGTGCAGTCCATGTTCCGTAACGAGTCAGTGGATCTGTCCATCTTCCGCGAGATGGGCGAACTGGGCCTGCTGGGCCCCACCATCCCTACCCAGTACGGCGGCGCCGGCCTGAACTATGTGAGCTACGGCCTGGTGGCGCGCGAAATCGAGCGCGTGGATTCCGGCTACCGCTCCATGGCCTCCGTGCAATCTTCGCTGGTGATGGTGCCCATCAATGAATTCGGCACCGAAGAGCAGAAGATGAAGTACCTGCCCAAGCTGGCCTCGGGCGAGTTCATCGGCTGCTTCGGCCTGACCGAACCCGACCACGGTTCCGACCCCGGCTCCATGGCCACCCGCGCCTACAAGGTGGACGGTGGCTACCGCCTCAAGGGCAACAAGATGTGGATCACCAACAGCCCCGTGGCGGATGTGTTCGTGGTCTGGGCCAAGGAAGTGGCCGAAGACGGTACCGTGGGCCAGATCCGCGGCTTCATTCTGGACAAGGGCATGAAGGGCCTGTCGGCTCCCGCCATTCACGGCAAGGTGGGCCTGCGCGCCTCCATCACCGGCGAGATCGTGATGGAAGACGTGTTCTGCCCTGAAGACAACGCTTTCCCCGATGTGCGCGGCTTGAAGGGCCCGTTCACCTGCCTGAACAGCGCCCGCTACGGCATTGCCTGGGGCGCGCTGGGTGCAGCCGAAGACTGCTGGCACACCGCCCGCCAGTACACGCTGGACCGCAAGCAGTTCGGCCGCCCTCTGGCCGCCAACCAGCTGATCCAGAAGAAGCTGGCCGACATGCAGACCGAAATCACCCTGGGCCTGCAAGCCGTGCTGCGCGTGGGCCGCATGAAGGACGAGCACCAGAACGTGATCGAGATCACCTCCCTGGTCAAGCGCAACAACTGCGGCAAGTCGCTGGACATTGCCCGCATGGCACGCGACATGCTGGGCGGCAACGGCATCAGCGACGAGTTCGGCGTGGCCCGCCATCTGGTGAACCTGGAAGTGGTCAACACCTACGAAGGTACGCACGATGTGCACGCCCTGATCCTGGGCCGCGCCCAGACCGGCATCGCAGCGTTCTCGAACTAA
- a CDS encoding LrgB family protein — MSHDWLERLNTAWAGLAHSPLPWLVLTMLIYLCAMAIYKKSGNRPLLIPVFTGVVVIVAILLVTGTPYDTYRSGVSLLGLLIGPATVALAIPLYAQRERIKQLWLPISVALLVGCMVALLSALGIAWVFGGSEATLIAVAPKSATIPIALPMAERFGGQPSLAAVAVAITGISGTMMAPLLIRLLRIQDPAVQGFALGLTAHAIGTARALQINPTMGAFSALAMGLNGVATAVLMPLVLALTPWI; from the coding sequence ATGAGCCACGACTGGCTGGAACGCCTGAACACCGCCTGGGCAGGCCTGGCACATTCCCCCCTGCCCTGGCTGGTACTGACCATGCTGATCTACCTCTGCGCCATGGCCATCTACAAGAAAAGCGGCAACCGCCCCTTGCTGATTCCGGTGTTTACCGGCGTGGTGGTCATCGTCGCCATTTTGCTGGTGACGGGAACGCCATATGACACCTACCGCAGCGGCGTTTCCCTGCTGGGTCTGCTGATTGGCCCAGCCACCGTGGCCTTGGCCATTCCGCTGTATGCGCAGCGCGAGCGCATCAAGCAGCTCTGGCTGCCTATCAGCGTCGCCCTGCTGGTGGGCTGCATGGTGGCCTTGCTTAGCGCCCTGGGCATAGCCTGGGTTTTTGGCGGCTCCGAAGCCACCTTGATTGCCGTAGCTCCCAAATCCGCCACCATACCGATTGCCCTGCCCATGGCAGAGCGCTTCGGCGGTCAGCCCTCGCTGGCGGCCGTGGCCGTGGCCATTACCGGCATTTCGGGCACCATGATGGCGCCGCTGCTGATTCGGCTACTGCGCATCCAGGACCCTGCGGTGCAGGGCTTTGCGCTGGGCCTGACTGCCCATGCCATAGGCACAGCCCGGGCGCTGCAGATCAACCCCACCATGGGCGCCTTCTCGGCCCTGGCCATGGGCCTGAATGGCGTGGCCACGGCAGTGTTGATGCCGCTGGTGCTGGCCCTCACGCCCTGGATCTAA
- a CDS encoding LysR family transcriptional regulator: protein MHIEPLLVSEMLVFAKVVELRSFAAAARQLNLTTSAVSRSVGRLEAHWGVRLLHRTTRSLSLTELGAEVYAGCTQLAATARDVHATAGHYSDTPRGTVRLTAPTVFGEIWLTAQLPALRRRWPEVQLHIALSDQPEDLIAQGLDLAIRIARPEQLPPHMVARALRPVRYIAVATPQYLQGLGGALTHPAQLPERGAQCIALGYGTFQNQLQWQPRDGTGGPLISTSLPAPLTVASSLGITTLALQHQGIGLVADFCAHQLLEQGQLVQLLPDWELTGGYAQRTAYALYMPSRHVPLKVRALIDHLVDAGK, encoded by the coding sequence ATGCACATTGAGCCCTTGCTGGTTTCCGAGATGCTGGTTTTTGCCAAAGTGGTGGAGCTGCGCAGCTTTGCGGCAGCGGCGCGCCAGCTCAATCTGACCACCTCGGCCGTGAGCCGCAGCGTCGGGCGACTGGAAGCACACTGGGGCGTGCGCCTGCTGCACCGCACCACCCGTTCGCTATCACTGACGGAGCTGGGCGCAGAAGTCTATGCCGGCTGTACCCAGCTGGCTGCCACGGCCCGCGACGTCCATGCCACGGCAGGCCACTACAGCGACACGCCGCGCGGCACGGTACGCCTGACGGCCCCTACCGTGTTTGGCGAAATCTGGCTGACTGCCCAGCTACCCGCCCTGCGCCGGCGCTGGCCCGAGGTGCAGCTGCATATCGCTCTCAGCGATCAACCCGAAGACCTGATTGCGCAAGGCCTGGATCTGGCCATACGCATCGCGCGGCCCGAGCAGTTGCCGCCGCATATGGTGGCCCGGGCCTTGCGGCCCGTGCGCTATATCGCGGTGGCCACGCCGCAGTATCTGCAAGGCCTGGGCGGCGCCCTGACCCACCCGGCTCAGTTACCCGAACGGGGTGCGCAATGCATCGCTCTGGGCTACGGCACCTTCCAGAACCAGCTGCAATGGCAGCCGCGCGATGGAACTGGCGGCCCTCTCATCAGCACCAGCTTGCCCGCACCGCTGACGGTGGCCAGCAGCCTGGGCATCACCACCTTGGCGCTGCAGCACCAGGGCATAGGCCTGGTGGCTGACTTCTGCGCTCATCAATTGCTGGAACAAGGGCAGTTGGTGCAGTTGCTGCCCGACTGGGAGCTGACCGGCGGCTACGCGCAGCGCACGGCCTATGCGCTGTATATGCCGTCGCGCCACGTGCCGCTCAAGGTCAGAGCGCTGATCGATCACCTGGTGGACGCCGGAAAATGA
- a CDS encoding CidA/LrgA family protein, producing the protein MLYAVATLFAFQLLGELLVRVSGLPLPGALIGTLLLLLGLLFYRRLPPSLEAVAQVLLQNMMLLFIPVIAGVMLEFDHLRREWLPFVLACVAGAAVTFAATALTFRFLLQRQRSAQAGSEANTTEAS; encoded by the coding sequence ATGCTTTACGCCGTTGCCACTTTGTTCGCCTTCCAGTTGCTGGGCGAATTGCTTGTCCGCGTCAGCGGACTGCCGTTGCCGGGTGCCTTGATCGGCACGCTGCTGCTCTTGCTGGGCCTGCTTTTCTACCGGCGGCTGCCGCCGTCACTGGAGGCCGTGGCCCAGGTTCTGCTGCAGAACATGATGCTGCTGTTCATTCCCGTCATCGCCGGGGTGATGCTGGAGTTTGATCATCTGCGCCGCGAGTGGCTGCCGTTTGTACTGGCCTGCGTGGCCGGAGCCGCCGTCACCTTCGCCGCCACCGCGCTGACCTTTCGCTTTCTGCTGCAGCGCCAGCGTTCTGCGCAGGCCGGCAGCGAGGCAAACACTACGGAGGCCTCATGA
- a CDS encoding TetR/AcrR family transcriptional regulator translates to MPHKPLSRKELILDRAEQHFSDHGFQGASLSAIARDCQVGNPGLLHHFPSKQALYRAVLETQAKELMERMEQGVRPGDDLQQRLQAFVMLQLDWMQARPAGFKLITRELLDNSERIEQAQFRPLEAFLRQSLTLLEEGQAAHLLRQDLSALALLTIVLGSLNYAQMVRPTFSKAFADPALKLDSQWLQGMAGDLLRLISCAPLAPCPATRD, encoded by the coding sequence ATGCCCCACAAGCCGCTCTCCCGCAAAGAACTGATCCTGGATCGCGCCGAACAGCATTTTTCCGATCACGGTTTTCAAGGGGCCTCGCTATCGGCCATAGCGCGGGACTGCCAGGTCGGCAATCCCGGGCTGCTGCACCATTTCCCCAGCAAGCAAGCGCTGTACCGCGCCGTGCTCGAAACCCAGGCCAAGGAGCTGATGGAGCGCATGGAGCAAGGTGTTCGACCCGGCGACGACCTGCAGCAGCGCCTGCAGGCCTTTGTCATGCTGCAGCTCGACTGGATGCAGGCACGCCCTGCGGGCTTCAAACTCATCACCCGTGAACTGCTGGACAACTCCGAGCGCATAGAGCAAGCCCAGTTCCGGCCGCTGGAAGCATTTCTGCGCCAAAGCCTGACCCTGTTGGAAGAAGGCCAGGCCGCGCACCTGCTGCGCCAGGACCTGTCTGCCCTGGCCTTGCTGACCATTGTTTTGGGCAGTCTCAACTACGCGCAGATGGTGCGGCCCACCTTCAGCAAGGCCTTTGCCGATCCGGCCCTCAAGCTCGACAGCCAGTGGCTGCAAGGCATGGCCGGCGACCTGCTGCGCCTCATCAGCTGCGCGCCTCTCGCGCCTTGCCCTGCAACCAGAGACTGA
- a CDS encoding aromatic ring-hydroxylating dioxygenase subunit alpha — MQSFFAAELHRRATHAMQTGRADADAQSAQVPVAQYTSDEQTAQELRLLRQSPQPVAGSSSLAAPGAWLSLTRFGIPLLLVRQADGPVQAFLNVCRHRGARVVPEGSGNEARAFTCPYHAWTYQADGSLRGVPDAFGFPCLKKEDSGLRRLAVVERAGIIWVVLDPASPISDIHTHLGPLMDNLESLSGFQTPVAYAQRSYEVNANWKLLIDGIFEAYHFKVAHRQTIAHMFMHNLQLVDEFAAHRRLYLIKSRFAQDQPEAAGFDPRQYGNLTYYFFPNSMVLVQPDHGQLSYLAPLSASCTRVHEITLIPAKPATDKASAYWDANVDLYRRTLAEDYALAESIQAGLASGANDSFHFGTFEYSAPRFHAQLQQLLDADRNQALA; from the coding sequence ATGCAAAGCTTTTTTGCTGCCGAGCTTCATCGCAGAGCCACGCATGCCATGCAAACCGGTCGTGCCGATGCCGACGCACAGAGCGCTCAGGTGCCGGTCGCTCAATACACCAGCGACGAGCAGACGGCGCAGGAGCTGCGCCTGCTGCGCCAGTCCCCTCAGCCCGTGGCCGGCAGCTCATCCCTGGCCGCACCGGGTGCCTGGTTGTCGCTGACGCGCTTTGGCATTCCGCTGCTGCTGGTGCGGCAGGCCGATGGGCCGGTGCAGGCTTTTTTGAATGTTTGCCGCCACCGTGGCGCACGGGTCGTGCCCGAAGGCAGCGGCAATGAAGCACGCGCCTTCACCTGCCCTTATCACGCCTGGACTTACCAGGCCGATGGCAGCTTGCGGGGTGTACCCGATGCATTCGGCTTTCCCTGCCTGAAGAAAGAAGACTCCGGCCTTCGAAGACTGGCTGTCGTCGAGCGTGCAGGCATCATCTGGGTCGTGCTCGATCCGGCCTCGCCCATCAGCGATATCCATACCCATCTGGGCCCGCTCATGGACAACCTGGAATCCCTGAGCGGGTTCCAGACCCCGGTGGCCTATGCACAGCGCTCCTATGAAGTCAACGCCAACTGGAAGCTGCTGATCGACGGCATCTTCGAGGCCTACCACTTCAAGGTGGCGCATCGCCAGACCATCGCTCATATGTTCATGCACAACCTGCAACTGGTTGACGAGTTCGCAGCACACCGGCGCCTGTACCTGATCAAGTCCCGTTTCGCGCAGGATCAGCCCGAGGCGGCCGGCTTCGACCCGCGCCAGTACGGCAATCTGACGTATTACTTCTTCCCGAACAGCATGGTGCTGGTGCAGCCCGACCACGGACAGCTCAGTTACCTGGCGCCGCTCAGCGCCTCCTGCACGCGGGTGCACGAGATCACGCTGATTCCGGCCAAGCCGGCAACAGACAAGGCAAGCGCCTATTGGGATGCCAATGTGGACCTGTACCGCCGCACGCTGGCCGAAGACTATGCCCTGGCGGAGTCCATCCAGGCCGGCCTGGCCTCGGGAGCCAACGACAGCTTCCACTTTGGCACCTTCGAGTACAGCGCGCCGCGCTTTCATGCCCAGCTGCAGCAGTTGCTGGATGCCGACCGGAACCAGGCTTTGGCCTGA